The region CCGAGGACGTTGAGGCTGTAGGCGAAGACGAAGATCAGGGCCGCGATGATGGCGTCCTGGCTCTTGAGAACCTGCCCGCGCTTTCGCGCTTCCTCGCGCTTATGCTCTGTCGCTGGTTCTGTCTTTTCTTCGCCTATTCCCGCTCACCTCCCGACGGCGCCTTGCGTTATGGCCCTTCGAAGATTATGCCACCGCATGCCTCTCAAGTTCTCGCCATTCCTTCCGACCCTGGAGATGGAGGCCCGGAATCCGGGCCGGTGGAGGTTAGGGTTCAATCCGGCGGAGGACCGCTCGTGGTGCCGGGAACCCGACTCGAAGGCCCCCATAGGGAGGTGGCTCACCTTGTCGCTCAATCAGCACCTCGCGGAATTCGTCGACCATCTCCGCAGCGAGCGCGGGCTCTCGGAGCATACGCTGTCGGCCTATTCCAACGACCTCAAGCAATTCGTCGAATTCCTGGTCGACCTGGGGCTGACCGCCTTCGCCGAGACCAACCGCATGACCGTCACGGCCTACGTGAAGCACATGCGGGACCGGAACCTGGCCTCCAGCAGCATCGCCCGCAAGCTGGCGGCGCTCAAGACCTTCTACCACTGGTTGCTGCGCGAGCAGATCGTGGAACGCGACCCGACCCTCGAACTCGAACGGCCCAAGCTGCCGCGGGGCCTGCCGATGGTCCTGACCCAGAGCGAGGTCACCCGGCTGGTCGAGGGTCAACGCGACCTGCGCGACCGCGCCATCCTGGAGCTTCTCTACGCCGGCGGCCTGCGCGTCTCCGAACTGACCACGCTCAACGTCCCGGACATCAGCTTCGACGGCGGCTACCTGCGCTGCATCGGGAAGGGCTCCAAGGAGCGCATGGTCCCGCTGTCGCAGACCGCTCTCAAGGCCCTCGAGGCCTACCTGGCCCACCTGCGCCCGAAGATCCGGGCGCGGCCCACCGAACGGGCGCTCTTCCTCAACTACGCCGGCCGCCGGCTCACCCGCCAGGCGATCTGGAAAGTGGTCAAGGAAGCCGCCAAGATGGCGGGGATCGCCAAGGAGATTACCCCGCACACCCTGCGTCACAGCTTCGCGACGCACCTGCTCGAGAACGGCGCCGATCTGCGGGCCGTGCAGGAG is a window of Candidatus Tanganyikabacteria bacterium DNA encoding:
- the xerD gene encoding site-specific tyrosine recombinase XerD — translated: MEARNPGRWRLGFNPAEDRSWCREPDSKAPIGRWLTLSLNQHLAEFVDHLRSERGLSEHTLSAYSNDLKQFVEFLVDLGLTAFAETNRMTVTAYVKHMRDRNLASSSIARKLAALKTFYHWLLREQIVERDPTLELERPKLPRGLPMVLTQSEVTRLVEGQRDLRDRAILELLYAGGLRVSELTTLNVPDISFDGGYLRCIGKGSKERMVPLSQTALKALEAYLAHLRPKIRARPTERALFLNYAGRRLTRQAIWKVVKEAAKMAGIAKEITPHTLRHSFATHLLENGADLRAVQEMLGHADISTTQLYTHVSKRHIKGAYATARAQAAANL